The following are encoded in a window of Arctopsyche grandis isolate Sample6627 chromosome 2, ASM5162203v2, whole genome shotgun sequence genomic DNA:
- the LOC143922286 gene encoding uncharacterized protein LOC143922286: MEHGGRICTVPGLQVTPHGTLFLLLKGHIIELTVDGGVYIANLEYGIKVTISACGNMSAMEHPKGKVFAYMSKVEIQAIHESGIRYAKMWKKGVSFTTIDRAVTFLLDAGGLKTTVDWFLVMDDDFTSKAFFFNSHYGRAIVCDAFSLMYDSQYWCNNFGQENWKIGNVRISQSTNGNVRICHDVGTHKIHLNPTNGSVSVKSLQFQCSTSMVLSGHLFVRKGDQRMHYDGNVFVVRNGGQSAAIDGNNELKLN, translated from the exons atggagCACGGTGGAAGGATATGTACG GTACCAGGACTTCAAGTAACACCACACGGaacattatttttacttttaaaggGACACAT AATCGAATTAACCGTAGATGGAGGGGTTTACATTGCGAATTTGGAATACGGCATAAAAGTGACAATTTCAGCTTGTGGAAACATGTCAGCAATGGAACATCCCAAAGGAAAAGTGTTCGCGTACATGTCCAAAGTGGAAATACAAGCGATTCACGAAAGTGGAATTAG ATATGCGAAAATGTGGAAGAAGGGGGTGTCTTTCACAACTATCGATCGTGCTGTAACATTTCTGTTGGATGCTGGAGGGCTTAAAACGACCGTGGATTGGTTTTTGGTGATGGATGATGATTTTACTTCAAAAGCATTTTTCTT taattctcattATGGTAGGGCTATTGTTTGTGATGCTTTTTCGCTTATGTACGATTCTCAATACTGGTGTAATAATTTCGGTCAAGAGAATTGGAAAATTGGCAATGTTCGTATAAGCCAGTCGACGAATGGAAATGTCAG GATATGTCACGATGTTGGTACCCATAAGATTCATTTAAATCCAACTAATGGATCTGTTTCGGTTAAAAGTCTACAATTTCAATGCTCAACTTCGATGGTCTTGAGCGGGCATTTGTTCgtgag AAAGGGAGATCAGAGAATGCATTATGATGGAAATGTATTCGTTGTGCGAAATGGCGGTCAATCAGCTGCCATCGATGGAAATAATGAATTAAAACTAAACTAG